A genomic segment from Callithrix jacchus isolate 240 chromosome 8, calJac240_pri, whole genome shotgun sequence encodes:
- the BDKRB1 gene encoding B1 bradykinin receptor, with translation MYTATWAPLQFQSSNQSQLSPQNATACDNAPEAWDLLHRVLPTFIISICLFGLLGNLFVLSVFLLPRRRLNVAEIYLANLAASDLVFVLGLPFWAENIWNQFNWPFGALLCRVINGVIKANLFTSIFLVVAISQDRYRVLVYPMASRRWQRRRQAQVTCVLIWVVGGLLSIPTFLLRSLKAVPDLNITACILLLPHESWHFARIVELNILGFLLPLAAIIFFNYHILASLRGRKEASGTGCGGRKDGKTTALILTLVAAFLVCWVPYHFFAFLEFLFQVQAVRGCFWEDFIDLGLQLTNFFAFINSSLNPVIYVFVGQLFRTKVWELYKQCTPKSLAPMSSSHRKEIFQLFWRN, from the coding sequence ATGTACACGGCAACCTGGGCCCCTCTACAGTTCCAGTCCTCCAACCAGAGCCAGCTCTCCCCTCAAAATGCTACGGCCTGTGACAATGCTCCGGAAGCCTGGGACCTGCTGCACAGAGTGCTGCCGACATTTATCATCTCCATCTGCCTCTTCGGCCTCCTGGGAAACCTTTTTGTCCTGTCGGTCTTCCTCCTGCCCCGGCGGCGACTGAATGTGGCAGAAATCTACCTGGCTAACCTGGCGGCCTCTGATCTGGTGTTTGTCTTGGGCTTGCCCTTCTGGGCAGAGAATATCTGGAACCAGTTTAACTGGCCTTTCGGGGCCCTACTCTGCCGTGTCATCAATGGGGTCATCAAGGCCAATTTGTTCACCAGCATCTTCTTGGTGGTGGCCATCAGCCAGGACCGCTACCGCGTACTGGTGTATCCAATGGCCAGTCGGAGGTGGCAGCGGCGGAGGCAGGCCCAGGTTACCTGCGTGCTCATCTGGGTTGTGGGGGGCCTCTTGAGTATCCCCACATTTCTGCTGCGATCCCTCAAAGCCGTCCCAGATCTGAACATCACCGCCTGCATCCTGCTCCTCCCCCACGAGTCCTGGCACTTTGCAAGGATCGTGGAGTTAAACATTCTGGGTTTCCTCCTACCACTGGCTGCGATCATCTTCTTCAACTACCACATCCTGGCCTCCCTGCGAGGGCGGAAGGAAGCCAGCGGTACAGGGTGTGGGGGCCGCAAGGATGGCAAGACCACGGCGCTGATCCTCACGCTCGTGGCTGCCTTCCTGGTCTGCTGGGTCCCTTACCATTTCTTTGCCTTCCTGGAATTCTTGTTCCAGGTGCAAGCAGTCCGAGGCTGCTTCTGGGAGGACTTCATCGACCTGGGCCTGCAGCTGACCAACTTCTTTGCTTTCATCAACAGCTCCTTGAATCCAGTGATTTATGTCTTTGTGGGACAGCTCTTCAGGACCAAGGTCTGGGAACTTTATAAACAGTGCACCCCTAAAAGTCTTGCTCCCATGTCTTCATCCCATAGGAAAGAAATCTTCCAACTTTTCTGGCGGAATTAA